CCCGCTTCATCTTGCCAAAAATACTCAAATTCGACATCGCAACAGGAGCCCAACATATGACCATCAAACTCTACTGCTTTGGCGAGAGCGGCAATGCCTACAAGGCGGCGCTGGCGCTTGAGCTTTCCGGTCTCGACTGGACGGCGGTCTATGTCGATTTCTTCGGGGGCGAGACGCGGCAACCCGCGTTTCGCGAGATCAACATCATGGGCGAGGTGCCGGTGTTGGTCGATCGCGACGTGACACTGACCCAATCGGGCGTCATGCAGATGTATATCACTGAGAAAACCGGCAAATTCGGCGGGACCACACCGGAAGAGGCGCGCGAGGTCATGCGCTGGATGTTCTGGGACAATCACAAGCTCAGCAGCCCGGCTGGCATGACGCGGTTTTTGATGAACTTCTTGCCCGAGGATAAGCGCCCCGAAGGCGTCATCCCCTTTACCCAAGCCCGGCTCAAGGCCGCCTACACGACGCTCGACACCCATCTTGCGGGGCGCGACTGGATCGTGGGCGACGCGATCACCAATGCCGATTTCTCCTGCTGCGGCTATCTCTATTACCCCGAACCCTTCGGCTTTGACCGCAAGGATTGGCCCAATATCGACCGGTGGCTGGACAACATCAGTGCCGCGCCCGGCTGGAAACACCCCTATGACCTGATGCCCGGCAGCCCCGCTGACCGCGCTTGAAAGAAGGAGACCGATATGTCTGACGCTTATATCTATGACACCGTGCGCACCCCACGCGGCAAGGGCCGCAAAGATGGCGCGCTGCACGAGGTGACGGCTGCGCGCCTAAGCGCACAGGTGCTCAATGCGCTGAAATCCCGCAACGGTCTTGATGGTCACGCCGTCGAGGACGTAATCTGGGGCAATGTCACGCAGGTGATGGAGCAGGGCGGCTGCCTTGCGCGGACTGCCGTTCTCGCCTCTGATCTGGACGAGAGCATCCCCGGCCTTGCCATCAACCGCTTTTGCGCCTCTGGCATGGAGGCGGTGAACCTTGCCGCCAACCAGATCAA
The nucleotide sequence above comes from Roseovarius mucosus. Encoded proteins:
- a CDS encoding glutathione S-transferase family protein, whose translation is MTIKLYCFGESGNAYKAALALELSGLDWTAVYVDFFGGETRQPAFREINIMGEVPVLVDRDVTLTQSGVMQMYITEKTGKFGGTTPEEAREVMRWMFWDNHKLSSPAGMTRFLMNFLPEDKRPEGVIPFTQARLKAAYTTLDTHLAGRDWIVGDAITNADFSCCGYLYYPEPFGFDRKDWPNIDRWLDNISAAPGWKHPYDLMPGSPADRA